One genomic window of Hymenobacter radiodurans includes the following:
- a CDS encoding heavy metal-binding domain-containing protein, which translates to MLLTTANKTSTVALTPTGDHLVAKLPAGTALRTAIVNLKAGGKTLSARFEKLNATTAAPAKAVGAAYLCPMQCEGSASDKPGSCPKCGMALVKKS; encoded by the coding sequence ATGCTGCTGACCACGGCCAATAAAACCAGCACCGTGGCGCTCACCCCAACCGGGGACCACCTGGTGGCCAAGCTGCCCGCCGGCACGGCCCTACGCACGGCCATCGTCAACCTGAAAGCGGGGGGCAAGACCCTGTCGGCGCGGTTTGAGAAGCTGAACGCGACCACGGCCGCGCCGGCGAAGGCCGTGGGGGCCGCCTACCTCTGCCCCATGCAGTGCGAAGGCAGTGCCAGCGACAAGCCCGGCAGCTGCCCCAAGTGCGGCATGGCCCTGGTTAAAAAGAGCTAA